From the Brevibacillus choshinensis genome, one window contains:
- a CDS encoding tyrosine-type recombinase/integrase: protein MVGIQAPKTDKKLPVYTKLVELQQLFRFLEADQRKFALRNHVMFKLLATTGMRRQELVDLTWEQIDLEWSAVRIYVKGNKERILPLHPMVLPLILKYRGQVEPYRLHPKDPVFTNYLGESLDPRGLHRIFKETLALAGLPPHRFTLHHLRHTFATLLLRSQNATSKVDIRSLQELLGHESLATTSIYTHVDLEQKKQAIESLRFDV from the coding sequence ATGGTGGGCATTCAAGCGCCGAAAACAGATAAAAAACTGCCAGTCTATACGAAATTAGTCGAACTGCAACAGCTTTTTCGGTTTCTGGAAGCTGACCAGCGAAAGTTCGCGCTGCGTAATCACGTGATGTTCAAGCTGTTGGCGACAACCGGCATGCGCCGGCAAGAATTAGTTGATTTGACATGGGAACAAATTGATTTGGAATGGAGTGCTGTACGGATCTATGTGAAGGGTAACAAAGAGCGAATCCTCCCTCTTCACCCGATGGTACTGCCATTGATCCTGAAGTATCGTGGGCAGGTGGAACCTTATCGGTTGCACCCAAAAGATCCGGTATTCACGAATTATCTTGGCGAATCATTAGATCCGCGGGGCTTGCATCGTATCTTTAAAGAAACCCTTGCGCTTGCAGGTTTACCTCCGCATCGCTTTACTCTGCATCATCTAAGGCATACGTTTGCGACGCTGTTGTTACGCTCCCAAAATGCGACTTCCAAAGTGGATATCCGTTCGTTGCAGGAACTTCTTGGCCATGAAAGCTTAGCGACTACGTCTATCTACACACATGTGGACCTGGAACAAAAGAAGCAAGCGATTGAATCTCTGCGATTTGACGTGTAA
- a CDS encoding site-specific integrase, whose protein sequence is MQVRKAIDEFLSYMQVERNVSVNTIRSYAYDLHVFESFLQKVHGNNRAAARV, encoded by the coding sequence TTGCAGGTCAGAAAAGCGATTGATGAATTTTTGAGTTACATGCAGGTTGAGCGGAATGTTTCCGTCAATACGATACGCAGTTACGCGTACGATTTGCATGTATTTGAGTCATTCTTACAGAAAGTTCACGGAAACAACCGAGCTGCAGCACGTGTATAA
- a CDS encoding AAA family ATPase encodes MQTLEQRGIYLITGIMASGKSTVAQLLAEKFEKSVHLRGDVFRRMIVSWREETLPDATDEAIRQLRLRYKLAAAAADTYFNAGFTVVLQDVMLGAMLQETVDLIQNTPLHVIVLCPSQEAVETREAARAKKGYGLWDVSELDRQLREETPRIGMWIDTTELSAEETVEQIWLRARGEARVKE; translated from the coding sequence ATGCAAACACTTGAACAAAGAGGTATTTATCTCATTACCGGTATTATGGCTTCGGGAAAGTCTACAGTCGCTCAGCTTCTAGCAGAAAAATTCGAAAAAAGTGTTCATTTACGAGGGGATGTATTCAGGAGGATGATTGTAAGCTGGAGGGAGGAAACGCTTCCAGACGCGACAGACGAGGCGATTAGACAGTTGCGCTTGCGATATAAACTAGCCGCAGCTGCTGCAGATACATACTTTAATGCCGGATTCACTGTCGTGCTACAGGATGTTATGCTTGGAGCTATGCTACAGGAAACAGTAGACCTAATTCAAAATACTCCGTTGCATGTCATCGTTCTTTGTCCATCTCAGGAGGCAGTGGAAACGCGGGAAGCAGCTCGAGCGAAAAAAGGGTACGGTTTATGGGACGTTTCAGAGCTAGACAGGCAATTACGTGAGGAAACACCAAGGATCGGCATGTGGATCGACACGACTGAATTATCAGCAGAAGAAACAGTAGAGCAGATATGGTTGAGAGCACGGGGAGAAGCGAGGGTGAAAGAGTAA